In Fusarium musae strain F31 chromosome 7, whole genome shotgun sequence, a single window of DNA contains:
- a CDS encoding hypothetical protein (EggNog:ENOG41): MTKAEVEGIICKFLTECDNHFHRLSICPIHEYDIFAPPCACQEKLVQYYKHIASSLGKSWGRQIDPEHVRAIVEATLCARVEAIKENSSLINDIRGSKSLILLNAHIFLCSFAVFKDSHSYEAVHRLYWSVNGALDSQQEATKRKETLLEQQEAKRAKSVSGAGNTSAED, encoded by the coding sequence ATGACCAAAGCGGAGGTAGAAGGCATCATCTGCAAGTTCTTGACCGAATGCGACAACCACTTCCACAGGCTCTCCATTTGCCCTATACACGAATACGATATCTTCGCACCACCCTGCGCATGTCAGGAAAAGTTGGTGCAATACTACAAGCACATTGCCAGCAGTCTCGGGAAGTCTTGGGGAAGACAAATTGATCCCGAGCACGTCAGAGCCATAGTCGAAGCAACCTTGTGCGCTCGAGTCGAGGCCATCAAAGAGAATAGTAGTCTCATAAATGACATTCGGGGTTCAAAGAGCCTCATACTACTCAACGCCCATATCTTCCTCTGCTCATTCGCTGTGTTCAAGGACAGTCATTCTTATGAAGCTGTGCATCGTCTTTACTGGAGTGTCAATGGTGCTCTTGACTCGCAACAAGAAGCTACAAAGAGGAAGGAAACCCTTCTCGAGCAACAAGAAGCTAAGAGAGCCAAGTCTGTTTCTGGTGCTGGAAACACTTCTGCAGAAGATTAG